One genomic segment of Luteitalea sp. includes these proteins:
- a CDS encoding VOC family protein: MAVRELFAYLCVTNAAEAIAFYTTAFEAKEKLRLTEPSGRIGHAELDFGGATLMLSDEFPEYGIRAPQPGMGTPVTIHLHVDNADEVIRRAVGAGATIEMEPKDEFYGERSGCIRDPFGHRWNIGHQIEEVSGAEMQRRYTEMLQAK; the protein is encoded by the coding sequence ATGGCGGTTCGCGAATTGTTCGCCTACCTCTGCGTCACGAACGCGGCGGAGGCCATTGCTTTCTATACGACAGCGTTCGAGGCGAAGGAGAAGCTTCGCCTCACCGAGCCCAGTGGCCGCATCGGGCACGCCGAGCTCGATTTCGGCGGCGCGACGCTGATGCTGTCCGACGAGTTCCCGGAGTACGGCATCAGGGCGCCGCAGCCCGGAATGGGCACGCCCGTCACCATCCATCTTCACGTTGACAACGCGGACGAGGTGATTCGGCGTGCCGTCGGCGCGGGCGCGACCATTGAAATGGAGCCGAAAGACGAGTTCTACGGCGAGCGTTCCGGCTGCATCCGGGACCCCTTCGGCCATCGCTGGAACATTGGCCATCAGATCGAAGAGGTCTCCGGTGCCGAAATGCAACGTCGCTACACGGAGATGCTCCAGGCCAAGTAA
- a CDS encoding AAA family ATPase — translation MVRRRYWIERLTKAWERRSVLWLAGVRRAGKTVLCQSLDNVEYFDCELPRTRRLMEAPQGFLEELRGRRIVLDEVHRLPNPSELLKIAADHFPETQVLATGSSTLEATAKFRDTLAGRKETVWLTPMLLPDLEDFRRRNLTHRFLRGGLPPFFLADELPERDFQEWMDAYWAKDIQELFRLERRSSFQRFAELLFAQSGGLFEATRFAASCEVSRQTIMNYLGALEATFVVHVVRPYSTHKPTEIVAAPKVYAFDTGFVCYHRGWVTLRPDDMGLLWEHVVLNEIQGRLQHRALRYWRNKRGAEIDFVLPRRGRGDPIAVECRWTTASFHESCLLAFRRLYPKGESFVVARDVEQSFVRTYNGLRVRFVSLEGLIAQLSGEPLAAA, via the coding sequence ATGGTACGGCGGCGATACTGGATCGAGCGCCTCACCAAGGCATGGGAGCGGCGGTCGGTCCTCTGGCTCGCCGGTGTCCGCCGCGCCGGTAAGACGGTCCTCTGCCAAAGCCTTGATAACGTCGAGTACTTCGACTGCGAGCTGCCCCGCACGCGGCGGCTCATGGAGGCTCCTCAGGGGTTCCTCGAGGAGTTGCGCGGGCGCCGTATTGTCTTGGACGAAGTGCATCGTTTGCCCAACCCATCCGAGCTCTTGAAGATTGCCGCGGATCACTTCCCAGAGACCCAGGTCCTCGCGACCGGCTCCTCGACCCTCGAGGCGACGGCGAAGTTTCGAGACACCTTGGCCGGCCGCAAGGAAACCGTCTGGCTGACGCCCATGCTTCTGCCCGACCTCGAGGACTTCCGCCGCAGGAACCTTACACATCGCTTCCTGCGAGGTGGTCTGCCCCCATTCTTCCTCGCCGACGAGCTCCCTGAACGAGATTTTCAGGAATGGATGGATGCCTACTGGGCGAAGGACATCCAGGAGCTGTTTCGTCTCGAGCGGCGGTCGTCGTTTCAGCGGTTCGCAGAGTTGCTGTTCGCCCAGAGCGGCGGCCTGTTCGAGGCGACGCGGTTCGCGGCGTCGTGCGAGGTCAGCCGCCAAACGATCATGAACTATCTGGGCGCGCTGGAGGCGACGTTCGTCGTCCACGTCGTACGCCCTTACAGCACCCACAAACCGACCGAGATCGTGGCGGCTCCCAAGGTGTACGCCTTCGACACCGGCTTTGTCTGCTACCACCGCGGGTGGGTCACGCTACGACCGGACGATATGGGGCTGCTGTGGGAGCACGTCGTCCTCAACGAGATACAGGGACGCTTGCAGCACCGGGCCCTGCGTTACTGGCGCAACAAGCGAGGTGCCGAAATAGACTTCGTGCTGCCTCGCCGTGGCCGGGGTGACCCGATCGCCGTCGAGTGCAGGTGGACAACGGCGTCGTTCCACGAGAGCTGCCTTCTCGCCTTTCGGCGTCTCTATCCCAAGGGTGAGAGCTTCGTGGTCGCCAGGGACGTCGAGCAATCGTTCGTGCGCACGTACAACGGTCTCCGGGTCAGGTTTGTCTCCCTGGAGGGCCTAATCGCCCAACTCTCCGGTGAACCGCTGGCCGCGGCATGA
- a CDS encoding PadR family transcriptional regulator, whose product MSKDKSDLLQGTLDMLVLKALQLEPMHGWGITERIEQWSESVLQLGQGTLYPALYRLERQGLIRSEWNVTENNRRARYYSLTREGRRRFSDEIEQWQRMSRAVNMVLQATIE is encoded by the coding sequence GTGAGCAAGGACAAGAGCGACCTTCTACAGGGCACACTCGACATGCTCGTGCTAAAGGCGCTGCAGCTCGAGCCAATGCACGGCTGGGGCATTACCGAGCGCATCGAGCAATGGTCGGAGAGCGTGTTGCAGCTCGGGCAGGGCACGCTCTACCCGGCGCTCTATCGGCTCGAGCGTCAAGGTCTCATTCGATCCGAGTGGAATGTTACCGAGAACAATCGCCGCGCGCGCTACTACTCGCTGACGCGTGAGGGAAGACGACGATTCAGCGATGAGATCGAGCAGTGGCAGCGCATGTCACGCGCCGTGAACATGGTGCTGCAGGCCACCATCGAATAG
- a CDS encoding FtsX-like permease family protein, with protein sequence MLRFGGMERVKEGTRDEFRSALLEDAVRDLRYGLRALRRVPGFTIVSSLMLALGIGATTAVFSVVNGVLVKPLPYPKPGELVSLEHTAPGVSDDADVSMSAALLFTYRDENHSFQELGLWNAGSDSVTGQGEPEQVQSLYVSHGTLQVLGAQPLIGRRFSQKDHTPGSPDTVMLTYGYWQRRYGGDGSVIGRRLTVDSRPRTVIGVMSEEFRFLNADPDLIQPLRFEREKLNLGQFSFQGLARLEPGVTLAQANADVSRMIPIWLNTWPTFPGIDRAFFEDVRLTPALRPLKEEVVGDVGSVLWVLMGTIGIVLLIACANVANLLLVRAEGRQHELAIRAALGAGWARIARELLIESLALGLFGGALGLALAFAALRLLVAIGPATLPRLNEITIDPTVLWFTLIVSVLSGLLFGCIPVAKHAGPQIARALRGSGRTSSASKERHRARNTLVVVQVALALMLLVGSGLMIRTFLALRAVQPGFSDPDHVQLVRVGIPETQVADEERVFRMQSDMRDRLAAIPGVSTASFTSSAPMEGGTSDSVLLAREQTSAERQSPPVRRFKFVSPGFLRTVGTPLVAGRDFTWAEVNERRPVVMISENLAREMWREPAAALGKHIRESTENPWREIVGVVGDVHDRGVQEPAPALVYWPALMENFFNDRVQAPRSVSFAIRSSRTGTEGFLDEVRRAIGAVNASVPLAQIRTLGDVYERSLARTSFTLVMLAIAAAMALLLGVVGIYGVIAYAVSQRTREIGIRVALGAQHGQLTGMFVRHGLVLSTIGVICGLAGAALLTRLMASLLFGISRLDPTTYVVVSLGLVAAAALASYVPAHRATVVDPVKALRAE encoded by the coding sequence ATGCTCAGGTTTGGCGGGATGGAGCGCGTCAAGGAAGGCACGCGGGATGAGTTTCGTTCCGCGTTGCTCGAAGACGCCGTGCGCGACCTCCGCTACGGCTTGCGTGCGCTGCGGAGGGTGCCAGGATTCACCATCGTCTCCAGCCTCATGCTCGCGCTCGGCATTGGCGCCACGACCGCGGTCTTCAGCGTGGTCAACGGCGTGCTCGTCAAGCCGTTGCCCTATCCGAAGCCCGGGGAGTTGGTGAGCCTGGAGCACACAGCACCGGGCGTGAGCGACGATGCGGACGTGTCAATGTCGGCCGCGTTGCTCTTCACCTACCGCGACGAGAATCACAGCTTTCAGGAGTTGGGCCTCTGGAACGCGGGCAGCGATAGCGTGACCGGACAGGGCGAGCCGGAACAGGTCCAGAGTCTGTACGTCAGCCATGGCACGCTCCAGGTGCTCGGCGCGCAACCGCTGATTGGACGCCGGTTCTCGCAGAAGGACCATACCCCGGGATCTCCGGACACGGTGATGCTCACCTACGGCTACTGGCAGCGGCGGTACGGCGGTGACGGCTCGGTCATTGGCCGTCGCCTGACCGTGGATTCGCGACCGCGGACCGTCATCGGCGTGATGTCCGAAGAGTTCCGATTCCTGAATGCCGATCCGGATCTCATTCAGCCACTCCGCTTCGAGCGCGAGAAGCTAAACCTTGGCCAGTTCAGCTTTCAGGGTCTCGCACGGCTCGAGCCTGGTGTGACGCTCGCGCAAGCCAACGCAGACGTCTCGCGGATGATTCCCATCTGGCTGAACACCTGGCCGACATTTCCGGGCATCGACCGGGCGTTCTTCGAAGATGTCCGGCTGACACCGGCACTACGTCCGTTGAAGGAAGAGGTAGTGGGCGACGTTGGGAGCGTGCTCTGGGTCCTCATGGGGACCATTGGGATCGTGCTGTTGATCGCCTGCGCCAATGTGGCGAATCTCCTCTTGGTGCGCGCAGAAGGACGTCAGCACGAGCTGGCGATCCGCGCCGCGCTCGGCGCGGGCTGGGCCCGCATCGCGCGCGAGTTGCTGATCGAGAGTTTGGCGCTGGGCCTGTTCGGCGGAGCACTTGGCTTGGCGCTCGCATTTGCGGCGCTGCGGCTGCTCGTCGCCATCGGGCCAGCGACGCTCCCGCGGCTCAACGAGATCACCATCGATCCGACGGTCTTGTGGTTCACGCTGATCGTTTCGGTGCTCTCGGGCCTCCTGTTCGGCTGTATTCCGGTGGCCAAGCACGCCGGCCCGCAGATCGCGCGAGCGCTTCGAGGCAGCGGCCGCACGTCGAGTGCGAGCAAAGAGCGTCACCGGGCGCGCAACACGTTGGTTGTCGTCCAGGTGGCCCTGGCGTTGATGCTGCTGGTGGGCTCTGGCCTCATGATTCGCACGTTCCTGGCGCTGCGCGCCGTGCAACCTGGATTCAGCGATCCCGACCACGTCCAGTTGGTGCGCGTGGGGATTCCCGAGACACAGGTGGCGGACGAGGAACGGGTCTTCCGCATGCAGAGCGATATGCGCGATCGGCTCGCCGCCATCCCTGGTGTCTCCACGGCATCGTTCACCAGCTCCGCGCCGATGGAAGGGGGCACCAGCGACTCCGTGCTCCTCGCCCGAGAGCAGACATCCGCCGAGCGGCAGAGCCCTCCCGTGCGCCGATTTAAGTTCGTGTCGCCAGGATTCCTCCGGACCGTCGGCACTCCACTCGTTGCGGGGCGCGACTTCACGTGGGCCGAGGTGAATGAGCGCAGGCCCGTGGTCATGATCTCCGAGAACCTCGCGCGCGAGATGTGGCGAGAACCGGCTGCGGCACTCGGCAAGCACATCCGCGAGAGCACGGAGAACCCCTGGCGTGAAATCGTCGGCGTCGTCGGCGACGTCCATGACCGCGGCGTGCAGGAGCCGGCGCCTGCCCTCGTGTATTGGCCGGCGCTCATGGAGAACTTTTTCAACGATCGGGTTCAGGCCCCACGGTCGGTGTCATTCGCCATCCGTAGCAGCCGGACTGGCACCGAAGGGTTTCTCGACGAAGTCCGAAGAGCAATCGGGGCCGTGAACGCGAGTGTTCCGCTCGCGCAAATCCGCACGCTGGGAGATGTGTACGAACGCTCGCTGGCACGAACGTCGTTCACGCTCGTGATGCTGGCGATAGCGGCTGCAATGGCGCTCCTGCTTGGCGTCGTCGGCATCTACGGCGTCATCGCGTATGCGGTCTCGCAGCGGACGCGCGAAATCGGCATCCGCGTCGCGCTCGGCGCACAGCACGGACAGCTCACAGGAATGTTCGTCCGCCACGGTCTCGTCCTGTCGACCATTGGCGTGATCTGCGGGCTGGCGGGCGCGGCGCTGCTCACGCGGTTGATGGCCTCCCTTCTGTTCGGGATTAGCCGGCTCGATCCCACGACGTACGTCGTCGTCTCGCTTGGACTCGTTGCCGCTGCTGCCCTCGCCAGCTATGTGCCGGCACACAGGGCGACGGTCGTCGATCCCGTGAAGGCGTTACGCGCGGAATAG